The following proteins are encoded in a genomic region of Gouania willdenowi chromosome 6, fGouWil2.1, whole genome shotgun sequence:
- the slc25a44a gene encoding solute carrier family 25 member 44a — translation MQQKGAIKIIEWEDLDKRKFYSLGVFMTLTTRATVYPASLIRTRLQVQKGKTLYSGTLDAFCKILRAEGVHGLYRGFMVNTLTLISGQAYITTYELVRKYVSQYTPSNTVKSVMGGGAASLVAQTITVPIDVVSQHLMMQGQGEHLTRFKAKPKMMLAASKRGLTFGQSRDITVQIFAADGFRGFYRGYVASLLTYIPNSALWWPFYHFYAERLSLLAPSECPHLILQALAGPMAAATASTITNPMDVVRARVQVEGRSSVVETFKQLLAEEGVWVMTKGLSARIISSTPTSVLIVVGYETLKRLSLRADLVESRRW, via the exons ATGCAGCAGAAAGGTGCCATCAAGATTATTGAGTGGGAGGACTTGGACAAAAGGAAGTTCTACTCCCTGGGTGTGTTCATGACGCTGACCACCAGGGCCACCGTCTATCCTGCCAGTCTGATTCGCACTCGTCTGCAAGTGCAAAAAGGAAAGACCCTCTATTCAGGCACCTTGGATGCTTTCTGCAAGATCCTGCGCGCGGAGGGCGTGCATGGGCTCTACCGCGGCTTCATGGTCAACACGTTGACGTTGATCTCTGGACAGGCTTACATCACCACCTACGAGCTCGTACGCAAATACGTGTCCCAGTACACGCCTAGCAACACAGTGAAGTCGGTGATGGGGGGCGGGGCGGCGTCCCTCGTGGCTCAGACCATCACCGTACCCATCGACGTGGTGTCACAGCACCTGATGATGCAGGGACAAGGAGAACATCTGACACGCTTCAAAGCCAAACCCAAGATGATGCTGGCGGCGTCCAAACGCGGTCTGACTTTTGGGCAAAGCCGGGACATCACCGTACAGATATTTGCAGCAGATGGCTTCAGAGGGTTTTACAGAGGCTACGTAGCATCGCTGCTAACCTACATCCCCAACAGTGCACTGTGGTGGCCTTTCTACCATTTTTATGCAG AGAGGCTGTCTTTATTAGCACCCAGTGAGTGCCCTCACCTCATCCTGCAGGCTTTGGCTGGACCAATGGCAGCAGCGACCGCCTCCACCATCACCAACCCTATGGACGTGGTCCGAGCCAGAGTACAG GTGGAGGGTCGATCGTCTGTCGTTGAGACGTTTAAGCAGCTGCTGGCGGAGGAGGGCGTCTGGGTGATGACCAAAGGACTGTCGGCTCGCATCATCTCCTCCACGCCGACTTCAGTGCTCATCGTGGTCGGCTACGAGACTCTGAAGAGACTGAGCCTCCGGGCGGATCTGGTCGAGTCCAGACGCTGGTGA
- the skic8 gene encoding superkiller complex protein 8, translated as MSTQYSILLKQEQAHDDAIWTAAWGKSEADNSETIITGSLDDTVKVWKWFDEKLELQWTMEGHQLGVVSVDISHNGAIAASSSLDAHIRLWDLESGKQIKSMDAGPVDAWTVAFSPDSKYIATGSHVGKVNIFNVESGKKEYSLDTRGKFILSIAYSPDGKYLASGAIDGIINIFDIATGKLLHTLEGHAMPIRSLTFSPDSQLLVTASDDGYIKIYDVQHANLAGTLSGHGSWVLSVAFSPDNTHFVSSSSDKSVKVWDASSRACINTFFDHQDQVWSVKYNSTGSNIISAGDDRAIHIYDCP; from the exons CACATGATGACGCCATCTGGACGGCAGCATGGGGTAAAAGTGAAGCTGACAACTCAGAAACCATCATCACCGGTTCACTGGATGATACGGTCAAAGTGTGGaaatg GTTCGATGAGAAGCTGGAGCTGCAGTGGACTATGGAAGGTCACCAGCTGGGAGTGGTTTCTGTAGACATCAGCCATAACGGAGCCATCGCCGCATCCAGCTCGCTCGATGCACACATCCGACTGTGGGACCTCGAGTCTGGGAAACAGATCAAGTCCATGGATGCTGGACCAG TTGATGCGTGGACGGTCGCCTTCTCGCCAGACTCTAAATACATCGCCACAGGAAGTCACGTGGGCAAAGTCAACATCTTCAATGTGGAAAGTGGCAAGAAGGAATATTCCCTGGACACTCGAGGGAAATTCATTCTGAGTATCGCTTAC AGTCCTGATGGAAAGTATCTGGCCAGCGGTGCTATCGATGGAATCATCAATATTTTTGATATTGCCACAGGAAAGCTTCTCCATACACTGGAAG GTCACGCCATGCCCATCAGATCTCTCACCTTCTCTCCAGACTCTCAGCTCCTGGTCACAGCATCTGACGACGGCTACATCAAAATATACGAcgt GCAACACGCCAACCTGGCAGGAACTCTCAGTGGTCATGGTTCCTGGGTCCTCAGTGTGGCCTTTTCACCAgacaacacacattttgtcTCCAG CTCATCTGACAAGAGCGTGAAGGTTTGGGACGCCAGCTCCAGAGCGTGTATTAACACCTTCTTTGATCATCAAGACCAG GTGTGGAGTGTAAAGTACAACAGCACGGGATCAAATATCATCTCAGCTGGAGACGACCGCGCCATCCACATATACGACTGCCCCTGA